In the genome of Hyphobacterium sp. CCMP332, one region contains:
- a CDS encoding gliding motility-associated C-terminal domain-containing protein, which translates to MTRVFIKDLYMLLNKSHLITAFFVICYVQLFASHIIGGEMTMKHVVASRYEVNLKLFYDVADGQDVVEDSIIISSFRKTDNQKIEDYYMTRSLNYVNAELTNTLCSDGLNIRIYTYTTSVFIDENLYSSTGGYYFSWQRCCRANNISNIAGSGTTGFVFYLEFPSPKNFTVNSSPQFSSISGDYYCVGEDVQIDFGAMDPDNDDLIYSLITPIAGFSRPDDNVIIGQSGPYPLVNGYFDVSPVNGVQLSSTGILSFTPAQSGLYTVAVLCEEFRNGEKIGEVIRDLAILIRNCEDNQRPEIIFYPYGESQPYVSGDTVLIRSQNDLCHLIETRDPDSNSPNGEVNYVSYDLLGHSVLAPEISINQSAAIPQWEMCFPNCESPEQNFFTIRLNVVDDHCPVPEENFIDVNFRIIESEDVPPVISTNYIPEIHQIGEPINFQVRVSDVDSSGIDILFKGDGFNPEMLGMEFNYNLENCCEANGDFAWLPQCSNILEIDKYKLYFTASGENCGISGKDSLSLEIFIETPQGEFAEELIFPNVITPNGDGINDSFYFPILDENLCLERSFREIIIYNRWGREVFHSNESDFDWKAQNVAAGQYFYQVSFEERTFKGFLHILN; encoded by the coding sequence TTGACAAGAGTTTTTATAAAGGATTTATACATGTTATTAAATAAGTCACATCTTATAACGGCCTTTTTTGTGATTTGCTATGTACAATTATTTGCATCGCATATCATTGGCGGAGAAATGACGATGAAGCATGTTGTAGCATCCCGCTATGAAGTAAACCTCAAGCTTTTTTACGATGTAGCGGATGGGCAGGACGTAGTGGAGGACTCCATTATCATTTCCAGTTTCCGGAAGACGGACAATCAGAAAATTGAGGATTATTATATGACCAGGAGCCTTAATTATGTAAATGCGGAATTGACCAATACTTTATGCTCAGATGGTTTGAATATTCGAATTTATACTTATACAACAAGCGTTTTTATCGACGAAAACCTATATAGCTCTACAGGTGGTTATTATTTTTCATGGCAAAGATGTTGTAGGGCAAATAATATCTCCAATATTGCAGGATCAGGTACTACAGGTTTTGTGTTTTATTTGGAATTTCCTTCACCAAAAAACTTCACAGTCAATTCATCTCCACAGTTTAGTTCTATTTCCGGTGATTATTATTGTGTAGGTGAAGACGTGCAAATTGATTTTGGAGCAATGGATCCTGATAATGATGATTTGATCTATTCTTTGATTACACCTATTGCCGGATTTTCAAGGCCCGATGATAATGTAATCATAGGTCAATCAGGGCCTTACCCTCTGGTCAATGGATATTTTGATGTTTCCCCAGTCAACGGAGTTCAATTATCTTCAACTGGAATTTTGTCATTTACCCCGGCACAAAGTGGATTGTATACCGTAGCTGTTTTATGTGAAGAATTTAGAAATGGAGAAAAAATAGGAGAGGTAATACGTGATTTGGCCATTTTGATAAGGAATTGTGAAGACAATCAAAGACCGGAAATTATTTTTTATCCTTATGGCGAAAGTCAGCCTTATGTTTCCGGCGATACTGTACTTATTCGAAGTCAAAATGATTTATGTCATTTAATTGAAACCAGGGACCCCGACAGTAATTCACCAAATGGTGAGGTAAATTATGTATCCTATGACCTTTTGGGTCATAGTGTATTGGCTCCAGAAATTAGTATAAACCAAAGTGCTGCAATTCCCCAATGGGAAATGTGTTTTCCAAATTGCGAAAGTCCGGAGCAGAATTTTTTCACTATAAGACTTAATGTAGTCGACGATCATTGTCCGGTTCCAGAAGAGAATTTTATAGATGTAAATTTTAGAATTATAGAATCAGAGGATGTGCCACCGGTTATTAGCACAAACTATATTCCGGAAATACACCAAATAGGAGAACCAATTAATTTTCAGGTCCGGGTCAGTGATGTGGATTCTTCGGGAATTGATATTCTTTTTAAGGGAGATGGATTTAATCCGGAGATGCTTGGCATGGAGTTTAATTATAATTTGGAAAACTGCTGTGAAGCTAATGGAGATTTTGCCTGGCTGCCGCAATGTTCAAATATTCTGGAAATCGACAAATACAAATTGTACTTTACCGCCAGTGGAGAAAATTGTGGAATAAGCGGAAAAGACAGTCTAAGTCTTGAAATTTTTATTGAAACCCCTCAGGGTGAATTTGCTGAGGAGCTTATATTTCCAAATGTGATAACACCTAATGGAGATGGCATTAACGATTCATTTTATTTTCCAATTCTTGATGAAAATTTATGCCTTGAACGCTCATTCAGAGAGATAATCATTTATAACCGATGGGGAAGGGAAGTGTTCCATTCGAATGAAAGTGATTTTGACTGGAAAGCTCAAAATGTGGCAGCCGGACAATATTTTTACCAGGTGTCATTCGAAGAAAGAACCTTTAAAGGTTTTCTTCATATTTTGAATTAG
- the murI gene encoding glutamate racemase, which produces MKKEDPIGIFDSGIGGLTVARTVKDVLPNEQLIYFGDTEHLPYGDKSTAAIQAFSVKICDLLLQKGCKVILIACNSASVAAYDLIKEYVASKALVINVIDPMVNYAAEHLKDQNIGLIGTRQTVASGVYQEKISEKMNGLKLQALATPLLVPMIEEGFVFNNISHDIISNYLSMPELKDIDALLLACTHYPLIQNEINEFYQSKVKVVNSADPVALSLKNLLESKSLLNESPADEDSFYVSDYTASFERSTKLFFGEKIKLESYRLWS; this is translated from the coding sequence GTGAAAAAAGAAGATCCCATTGGAATTTTTGATAGTGGAATTGGTGGACTAACCGTAGCCAGAACAGTAAAGGATGTGCTTCCCAATGAGCAATTGATTTATTTTGGTGATACAGAACATCTACCATATGGGGACAAATCAACCGCAGCTATACAGGCATTTTCTGTCAAAATATGTGATCTTTTGCTACAAAAAGGTTGCAAGGTCATCCTTATCGCTTGTAACTCGGCATCTGTTGCCGCTTATGACTTGATTAAAGAATACGTAGCTTCAAAAGCATTGGTAATCAATGTCATAGATCCCATGGTAAATTATGCTGCAGAACATTTAAAGGATCAAAATATTGGATTGATTGGAACAAGACAAACCGTGGCCTCCGGTGTTTATCAGGAAAAAATTTCCGAAAAAATGAATGGCCTCAAACTTCAGGCATTGGCCACACCATTGCTCGTTCCAATGATTGAAGAGGGTTTTGTTTTTAACAATATCAGCCACGATATCATTTCCAATTATCTATCCATGCCTGAGCTCAAGGATATTGATGCTCTGCTATTGGCATGTACGCATTATCCTTTGATCCAAAATGAAATAAATGAATTCTATCAATCCAAAGTCAAGGTGGTCAATTCTGCAGATCCCGTAGCCTTATCCTTAAAAAATTTACTTGAATCAAAATCATTATTAAATGAATCACCTGCCGATGAGGATTCTTTTTATGTTTCGGATTACACGGCTTCCTTTGAGCGATCCACTAAACTTTTTTTTGGTGAAAAAATTAAGTTGGAAAGCTATAGACTCTGGTCTTAA
- a CDS encoding peroxiredoxin codes for MSLRKGSKAPLFSVPSTSGQDFNLADRKGKITILYFYPKDFTYGCTKEACSFRDEFESFRELDIDVFGINKDKISTHNKFREELNLPFHLLSDEKAKVAKKYDAVLPLIGMIKRITYLIDEELRIIGKFESLTGFDKHVRKILALHKD; via the coding sequence ATGAGCTTAAGAAAAGGAAGTAAAGCACCGCTATTTTCAGTTCCCTCCACTTCGGGACAAGATTTTAATTTGGCAGACCGCAAAGGAAAAATCACAATTCTGTATTTCTATCCTAAGGATTTTACCTATGGATGTACAAAAGAAGCCTGTTCTTTCAGGGATGAGTTTGAAAGTTTCAGAGAATTAGATATTGATGTCTTCGGGATTAATAAGGATAAAATTTCCACTCACAATAAATTTAGAGAAGAGCTCAATTTACCCTTTCATCTACTGAGCGATGAAAAAGCAAAAGTGGCTAAAAAATACGATGCCGTTCTGCCGCTAATTGGTATGATAAAGAGAATCACTTATTTAATCGATGAGGAATTGAGAATTATAGGAAAATTTGAAAGCCTTACGGGTTTTGATAAACACGTCAGAAAAATACTTGCACTCCACAAAGATTAA
- a CDS encoding gliding motility-associated C-terminal domain-containing protein, whose product MKWKHLLIPFILFQTNFSFSTHIVGGEIELVHDTGYFYTVNLIMYFDEFNGNPQAKDNFLRIGIFRQLDDVFMDSVFLPKVSEASVPYSFPDCSIAELNTSRIIYSAQLELDPNIYTDINGYYMVWDRCCRNNNISNLLSPGAQGQAFYLEFPPVNIGGTPFINSSPVLFPPVSDYACLNEFFYFDFSGTDPDGDSLVYSMAEPIRGWSSVNNPSPFLPFPGPYPTVIWQSGFDVDSMIPGNPPLNISPTGFLTVRPNTNGLFVFSVKCEEYRNGVKIGEIRRDFQIIVRTCPNNQSPVVSVQDPVDSTNFNRDDTMYIDLNNRCFDIFLKDPDPNTAFNVEINALNFDPTFISVSPANGLIPGSGDSLKATVCFNKCANSTVNEPYLFEIIMADDGCSLPKKDTFLITAIVDAITDNPPMINSSFIGDSIILEVGDTLIMNVNGFDTDNDTIILYYGDMEFNPQTYGMQFSRSTGVAQLSNEFFWVPDCNALDLNGKDLVFRVSDFFCSNYEDFLTFPLKITTDNKKPVLESDLGSNDVDINIRDVFSFNLSAIDTNTNDILLIRPKFFNPDGSPIQNLNYTLTPTSARGQLQSTFTWQADCSFLNTEEILFQFELLDNGCEKKSDTISFNAELFYENESPDLSIVSGIINGKKSFTINTFTDSVIALEFAGEDVDLDLLNMRWEWQDSSSLFLPISFSSSDGIGNSEGEMIIGPALCSELEIYQTKINVILKEESCLNLEDTIELSINVEEFYKEIKVPDVFTPNGDGYNDYFYPQQLPKQCQFADITIYNRWGREVYRSENADFKWDAANVPAGDYFFQIRFDGASYKGPIKVIK is encoded by the coding sequence ATGAAATGGAAACACCTCTTAATACCTTTCATCTTATTTCAAACAAACTTTTCATTTTCCACTCATATTGTTGGCGGTGAAATAGAGCTTGTTCACGATACCGGATACTTCTATACGGTGAACCTAATCATGTACTTTGATGAGTTCAACGGAAATCCCCAGGCTAAAGACAATTTTTTAAGGATTGGCATTTTCAGACAGCTGGATGATGTCTTTATGGATTCGGTATTCCTTCCAAAGGTTTCCGAGGCGAGTGTTCCTTATTCTTTTCCGGATTGTTCTATTGCTGAATTAAATACGAGTAGAATAATTTATAGCGCACAACTTGAATTAGATCCCAATATTTATACCGATATCAATGGTTATTACATGGTTTGGGATCGCTGTTGCAGAAACAATAACATATCAAATTTATTATCTCCCGGTGCCCAGGGTCAGGCTTTTTATCTTGAATTCCCCCCAGTAAATATTGGAGGTACACCATTTATAAATTCTTCTCCGGTATTATTCCCGCCAGTTAGTGATTACGCATGTTTGAATGAGTTTTTTTATTTTGATTTTAGTGGTACTGATCCGGACGGTGATTCACTGGTGTATTCAATGGCCGAACCCATTCGCGGATGGAGTTCCGTGAATAATCCTAGCCCCTTTCTACCTTTCCCCGGACCTTATCCCACGGTGATCTGGCAGAGCGGTTTTGATGTGGATTCCATGATTCCCGGAAATCCACCATTAAATATATCCCCTACAGGATTTCTTACAGTAAGGCCCAATACAAATGGCTTATTTGTGTTTTCAGTTAAATGCGAGGAATACCGAAACGGAGTAAAAATCGGTGAAATTCGAAGAGATTTCCAGATAATTGTTCGCACCTGTCCGAATAATCAAAGTCCGGTAGTATCAGTTCAAGATCCCGTAGACAGCACAAATTTTAACAGGGATGATACAATGTATATCGATCTGAATAATCGCTGTTTTGATATTTTTTTAAAGGACCCCGACCCCAACACAGCCTTTAATGTGGAGATAAATGCATTAAATTTTGATCCTACATTTATATCTGTAAGTCCTGCAAATGGATTGATTCCGGGTTCCGGAGATTCATTAAAAGCTACCGTTTGTTTTAATAAATGTGCTAATTCTACAGTCAACGAACCCTATCTCTTTGAAATTATTATGGCCGATGACGGATGTAGTCTACCAAAAAAAGACACATTTTTAATAACAGCAATTGTGGATGCGATCACGGATAATCCACCGATGATAAACAGCAGTTTTATTGGTGATAGCATTATTCTTGAAGTAGGAGATACCCTTATTATGAATGTTAACGGTTTTGATACCGACAACGATACCATAATTCTTTATTACGGGGATATGGAATTCAATCCGCAGACATATGGCATGCAGTTTTCCAGATCCACAGGTGTCGCTCAACTAAGCAATGAATTTTTCTGGGTGCCTGATTGCAATGCCCTGGATTTAAATGGAAAGGATCTGGTATTCCGCGTTTCGGATTTTTTCTGTTCTAATTATGAGGACTTTCTGACTTTCCCCTTAAAAATTACCACGGATAATAAAAAACCCGTACTGGAAAGCGATTTAGGGAGCAATGATGTAGATATAAATATCAGAGATGTATTTTCTTTTAACTTATCTGCTATAGATACAAATACAAATGATATTTTATTGATAAGGCCAAAATTTTTTAACCCCGATGGCAGCCCAATACAGAATCTGAACTATACTTTAACGCCTACAAGCGCCAGAGGACAATTGCAAAGTACATTTACCTGGCAAGCCGACTGCAGTTTTTTAAATACCGAAGAAATATTATTTCAGTTTGAACTACTGGATAATGGATGTGAGAAAAAATCGGACACAATTTCTTTTAATGCGGAGCTTTTTTATGAAAATGAAAGCCCCGATTTAAGTATAGTTTCAGGTATTATTAATGGCAAAAAAAGCTTCACGATCAACACCTTCACCGATTCCGTTATTGCTCTCGAATTTGCCGGGGAAGATGTTGATCTTGATCTTCTCAACATGCGCTGGGAATGGCAAGATTCATCAAGTTTATTTTTGCCTATCAGTTTTAGCAGTAGTGATGGAATAGGAAATTCAGAAGGGGAAATGATAATAGGACCGGCATTATGTTCCGAGCTGGAAATTTATCAAACCAAGATTAATGTAATTCTTAAGGAGGAATCCTGTCTGAATCTTGAAGATACCATCGAGTTGAGTATAAATGTGGAAGAGTTTTACAAAGAGATAAAAGTACCTGATGTATTCACACCAAATGGAGATGGATACAATGATTATTTCTACCCACAACAATTGCCAAAACAATGTCAGTTTGCTGATATTACCATATATAACCGATGGGGCCGGGAAGTTTATCGCAGCGAAAATGCCGATTTTAAATGGGATGCTGCAAATGTTCCTGCGGGTGATTATTTTTTCCAAATACGTTTTGATGGAGCGAGCTACAAAGGCCCGATAAAAGTAATAAAATAG
- a CDS encoding helix-turn-helix transcriptional regulator — protein sequence MEKTATFLKAIAHPMRLAILDLLSDGSSKSVTQIYQRLGLEQAVASHHLGLLKTKGVLNSKRVGKNIYYSLGTEKLVDLLKVAESCLA from the coding sequence CTGGAAAAGACAGCCACATTCTTGAAAGCAATAGCGCATCCGATGCGTCTGGCTATATTGGACCTCTTGAGCGATGGTTCGAGCAAATCAGTTACACAAATTTATCAACGTCTAGGCCTTGAGCAGGCTGTGGCATCTCATCATTTGGGATTATTAAAAACCAAAGGTGTGTTGAATTCAAAAAGAGTAGGTAAGAATATTTATTATTCACTTGGCACTGAAAAATTAGTTGATTTATTAAAAGTAGCAGAGTCGTGTCTGGCTTAA
- a CDS encoding DUF479 domain-containing protein has protein sequence MNFLAHQYLSGENESLRFGNFIADFVKGKKYLNYEKDIQLGILYHREIDWFTDNHSITRESTSLLRNDFGKYAGVALDVYFDHFLSKNWSEYSKIPLNEYTRSTYEIVGANKEKCPARALHMLRYMKRDDWLFNYQYPEAVGRSLKGISSRTNFDSGLEKGKEVLLREYEYLKSAFEIFIADIISNKSSILLNANSKYEENL, from the coding sequence TTGAATTTTCTAGCTCATCAATATTTATCAGGGGAAAATGAATCCCTGAGATTTGGAAATTTTATTGCCGATTTCGTAAAAGGAAAGAAATATCTCAATTATGAAAAAGATATACAATTGGGAATTCTTTATCATAGAGAAATCGATTGGTTCACCGATAATCACAGCATTACCCGTGAAAGTACTTCTTTGTTGAGAAATGATTTTGGGAAATACGCCGGAGTCGCTTTAGATGTATATTTCGATCATTTTCTAAGTAAAAACTGGTCTGAATATTCAAAAATTCCATTAAATGAATATACGCGCTCAACCTATGAAATTGTGGGGGCAAACAAGGAAAAGTGCCCGGCACGCGCACTGCATATGCTCAGGTACATGAAAAGAGATGATTGGTTGTTTAATTATCAATATCCCGAAGCAGTGGGACGTTCTCTTAAAGGTATTTCGAGCAGAACAAATTTTGATTCCGGCCTTGAAAAAGGTAAAGAAGTTTTATTAAGGGAATACGAATATTTAAAATCCGCCTTTGAAATATTTATTGCAGATATTATTTCAAATAAGAGTTCAATACTTTTAAATGCTAATTCAAAATATGAAGAAAACCTTTAA
- a CDS encoding gliding motility-associated C-terminal domain-containing protein, which yields MRFKSLFLLFLVSCICSFSQASHIVGGEMQMIHQRGEIYLLRLILYYDQANAEFNLVDRNIEIGIFRKSNNTRIDDRILDVKTSTIVDYANPYCLEDSLKTIKITYEGLHRFSSERYYEDQGYYFTWERCCRNNIISNVFQPGRQGMVFLLEFPDMDDFPLNSRPLFKEIQGEYICRDRYVELDYSAIDIDSDSLSYSLATPIAGFTTPDDPISALIPGPYPFVENYFLMPGTPNLKIDSRTGILSARPSQNGLYVFRVICNEFRDGKKIGAVHRDFQILVDQCVDNTSPQSQLYNQNSVPYNENDTLVISSRDELCFDIKITDSDNESRINYEIVPVNFESKAVSFSPENGALSGESDTLNVKMCWPDCIEPINEDLFEFWLLVKDNACPMPNVDSTKIILKVEEESNSKPIIESEYKNTEWPVGNPFNMWLGGYDSDLNDSLSFSFKLKEGALIPTIRQDNFGNDIEGNFSFLAKCSDYREEAYEYSIYVKDNSCASNNTDSLFFIAKINDYIPYEQNVIPPTNVITPNGDGLNEYFYFPQPLAQSCEFQNFEFVAIYNRWGREVFKSNDREFKWQAENLNSGQYFYLIQFDKSFYKGFIHVIK from the coding sequence ATGCGCTTTAAATCATTATTTTTACTCTTTTTGGTATCCTGCATTTGCTCATTTTCGCAGGCTTCGCACATTGTGGGTGGGGAGATGCAAATGATTCATCAAAGAGGAGAGATTTATTTGCTTCGCTTGATACTTTATTATGATCAGGCCAATGCAGAATTTAACCTGGTGGATCGCAATATAGAAATCGGTATTTTCAGAAAATCCAACAACACGCGGATAGATGATAGAATTCTGGATGTAAAAACCAGTACAATTGTAGATTATGCGAATCCCTATTGTCTTGAAGATTCCCTAAAGACAATTAAAATTACATACGAGGGGCTACATCGTTTTTCTTCTGAGCGCTACTATGAAGATCAGGGCTATTATTTTACCTGGGAAAGATGTTGTCGCAATAATATCATTTCAAATGTATTTCAACCCGGCAGGCAGGGTATGGTATTTTTATTGGAATTCCCCGATATGGACGATTTTCCCTTGAACTCAAGGCCACTGTTTAAAGAAATTCAAGGCGAATACATTTGCCGGGATCGTTATGTTGAACTCGATTACAGCGCCATTGATATCGACAGCGACAGCCTTTCCTATAGCTTGGCCACACCCATTGCCGGATTTACAACGCCCGATGATCCTATATCTGCTTTGATTCCCGGACCTTATCCCTTTGTTGAAAACTATTTTTTAATGCCCGGTACGCCAAATTTAAAAATCGATAGTCGTACAGGGATTTTGAGTGCAAGGCCAAGTCAAAATGGACTTTATGTATTCAGAGTGATTTGCAATGAGTTCAGAGATGGTAAAAAAATCGGTGCCGTGCATCGCGACTTTCAAATTCTGGTTGATCAGTGTGTGGATAATACAAGCCCACAAAGCCAATTATATAATCAGAATTCCGTACCCTATAATGAAAATGATACCCTGGTTATTTCATCCAGAGATGAACTGTGTTTTGATATTAAAATAACAGACAGCGATAATGAAAGTAGAATCAATTATGAAATTGTTCCGGTAAATTTTGAGTCAAAAGCGGTGAGCTTTAGTCCGGAGAACGGAGCACTCAGCGGTGAGTCCGATACTTTAAATGTAAAAATGTGCTGGCCGGATTGCATTGAACCTATAAATGAGGATTTGTTTGAATTTTGGCTTTTGGTTAAGGATAATGCCTGTCCGATGCCCAATGTCGATTCCACAAAAATTATTTTAAAGGTTGAAGAAGAAAGTAATTCCAAACCTATTATTGAATCGGAATATAAAAACACAGAATGGCCAGTTGGAAATCCCTTCAATATGTGGTTGGGTGGATATGACAGTGATTTAAATGATTCCTTAAGTTTTAGTTTTAAATTAAAAGAAGGGGCTTTGATCCCGACAATAAGGCAAGATAATTTCGGCAACGATATTGAAGGTAATTTTTCATTTCTTGCGAAATGCTCAGACTACAGGGAAGAAGCCTATGAATACAGCATATATGTAAAGGATAACAGCTGTGCATCCAATAATACTGATAGTTTATTTTTCATTGCAAAAATCAACGACTATATCCCCTATGAGCAAAACGTTATACCTCCAACAAACGTAATCACACCAAACGGGGATGGATTAAATGAATATTTTTATTTTCCTCAACCCTTAGCGCAGTCTTGTGAATTTCAGAATTTTGAATTTGTTGCTATTTATAACAGATGGGGGAGAGAGGTTTTTAAATCCAATGACCGGGAATTTAAATGGCAGGCGGAAAACTTAAATTCCGGTCAGTATTTTTATTTAATACAGTTTGACAAGAGTTTTTATAAAGGATTTATACATGTTATTAAATAA
- a CDS encoding AbgT family transporter, translating to MTEENQKKNGTIEKFLTIVEKTGNALPHPATLFALFAILVVFLSWVFSLMDITVQHPGTGESIHPINLMSETGLHRILTEMVTNFTGFAPLGTVLVAMLGIGIAESSGLIGTGLRLLVLKAPERLLTFVIVFSGILSNTASEVGYVLLVPLAAIIFLAAGRHPITGMAAAFAGVSGGYSANLLLGTIDPLLSDLSQEAARIIDPEYIINPTCNYYFMFVSTFFIAAVGTWVTEKIVSPRLGEYKGDAQPEEIKRLSKEEKKGLKWALIAALILTALVLWGLLPVDGFLRDPNNPDVLKSPFFKGIVAFIFLAAGICGVAYGMGAKSIKSDEDVMNGMGKSMETLGLYIVLVFFAAQFVAYFKWTNIGLITAVKGANGLKAFIDLVGIENQLLQAIVVIVPFIVVAALINLVMGSASAKWAIMAPVFIPMYMLLGFTPEFTQVAYRIGDSASNIISPMMSYFALIVAFMQRYDKNAGIGTIISTMLPYTFFFLFVWIILLIIWIALGIPIGPGAELFLSN from the coding sequence ATGACTGAAGAAAACCAAAAGAAAAACGGAACGATTGAGAAATTTCTGACTATTGTTGAAAAAACGGGCAATGCCCTTCCTCATCCTGCCACCTTATTCGCATTATTTGCCATTCTTGTCGTCTTTTTATCATGGGTTTTCAGCCTGATGGATATTACTGTTCAGCATCCCGGTACCGGTGAATCCATCCATCCAATTAACCTGATGTCCGAAACAGGTCTGCACAGAATACTAACGGAAATGGTGACTAATTTTACCGGTTTCGCTCCATTAGGAACTGTTCTGGTAGCTATGCTGGGAATTGGTATAGCTGAAAGCAGTGGTTTGATTGGAACGGGATTAAGACTTTTGGTTTTAAAAGCACCGGAAAGATTATTGACCTTTGTCATCGTATTTTCCGGCATACTATCTAATACGGCCAGTGAGGTTGGATATGTTTTGCTTGTACCTCTGGCCGCTATCATCTTTTTAGCTGCCGGAAGACATCCGATTACAGGTATGGCCGCAGCTTTTGCCGGCGTCTCAGGGGGATATAGTGCCAATTTACTTTTGGGTACTATCGATCCATTACTTTCTGATCTTTCACAGGAAGCTGCCCGCATTATCGACCCGGAATACATAATCAACCCCACCTGTAATTACTATTTTATGTTTGTCTCTACCTTTTTTATTGCCGCAGTAGGGACATGGGTTACCGAGAAAATTGTATCGCCGAGATTGGGTGAATACAAAGGTGATGCCCAACCCGAAGAAATTAAAAGATTAAGCAAGGAAGAGAAAAAGGGCTTGAAATGGGCCTTAATAGCTGCTTTAATTCTTACTGCTCTTGTATTATGGGGCCTTTTGCCTGTCGATGGTTTTTTAAGAGACCCGAATAATCCTGATGTTTTGAAATCCCCATTTTTTAAGGGCATAGTAGCGTTTATATTTTTGGCCGCAGGCATTTGTGGTGTGGCCTACGGCATGGGTGCCAAATCCATCAAAAGCGATGAAGATGTAATGAATGGCATGGGGAAATCCATGGAAACACTTGGCCTTTATATTGTGCTTGTATTTTTTGCTGCTCAATTTGTGGCCTATTTTAAATGGACCAATATTGGTTTGATAACAGCTGTGAAAGGGGCCAATGGATTAAAAGCTTTTATAGATCTGGTTGGTATTGAAAATCAACTATTGCAGGCTATTGTAGTTATAGTGCCCTTTATTGTTGTAGCTGCTCTGATTAATCTTGTCATGGGCAGTGCTTCTGCAAAATGGGCTATTATGGCACCGGTTTTTATTCCTATGTATATGTTGCTGGGATTTACACCTGAATTTACGCAAGTGGCCTATAGAATCGGAGACAGTGCCTCAAATATTATTTCTCCAATGATGTCCTACTTTGCGCTCATTGTGGCATTTATGCAGCGTTATGATAAAAATGCTGGGATAGGTACGATCATTTCAACCATGTTGCCCTATACCTTCTTTTTTCTCTTTGTCTGGATTATATTATTGATTATCTGGATTGCGCTCGGCATACCAATTGGCCCGGGTGCAGAATTATTTCTCAGCAATTGA